The Oryza glaberrima chromosome 9, OglaRS2, whole genome shotgun sequence genome includes a window with the following:
- the LOC127784905 gene encoding uncharacterized protein LOC127784905 has translation MWRLKQFMPREQPSGLEGRTVDVGNVRVHVREPVAEGGFSCVYLARDAVNPAKQYALKHVVIQDEESLDLVRKEIMVMRSLKGHPNVVALVAHAVLDMGGRAREALLVMEFCEKSLVAALESRGAAHFDEQQVALIFRDVCNAVFAMHCQTPPIAHRDLKAENILLGGGGAWKLCDFGSVSTNHKCFDKPEEMGIEEDNIRKHTTPAYRAPEMWDLYRREVISEKVDIWALGCLLYRICYLKSAFDGESKLQILNGNYRIPELPKYSSPITSLIKDMLQSSPDVRPDITQVWFRVNELLPLELQKDLPDGSPSGSAFESHITEDEAPSRATISPSTDNTRSTSSEDPSNLRSQGLSKAAESKGSMGAFWSTQHAQELAFVDDKGPAFDQETVHQVSSMQLQSKNHNTPTHNTYRQSLSASVDSSPGDFEIRFSPNGSEYGLEKTKETKSENKTNVHATNFNSFVADFDNLKVNFQNNVSSLNATRRLKEQQLEAEVTLLKEQLKIANLEKEEIALKFDKLSGICSSQRREIQELKQALATASATQSVKEFKENSKAELSPPSTSLDTPPREKIEGTPPELRQGLFTSSPGTPSPDPKPWSAFPEEPKAQAAVTVKGAHPRSVRTLRASNSNKASSLGQSNTSSSADPFAFGQDSFKAAPSRALPSKMSNLGNGSQSSKMSNLGNGSQSLNALKAEAKQDSSYQPAGWTGF, from the exons ATGTGGAGGTTGAAGCAGTTCATGCCCAGGGAGCAGCCGTCTGGGCTCGAGGGCCGGACCGTAGATGTCGGCAATGTCCGGGTGCACGTCCGGGAACCCGTCGCCGAGGGCGGGTTCTCCTGCGTCTACCTCGCCAGGGACGCCGTGAACCCGGCGAAGCAGTACGCGCTCAAGCATGTGGTGATCCAGGATGAGGAGTCGCTCGACCTCGTCAGGAAGGAGATCATGGTGATGAGGTCGCTCAAGGGACACCCCAATGTGGTGGCGCTCGTCGCGCACGCCGTGCTCGATATGGGTGGCCGTGCAAGGGAGGCGCTGCTGGTGATGGAGTTCTGCGAGAAATCGCTGGTCGCAGCCTTGGAGAGTAGAGGCGCCGCCCATTTTGATGAACAGCAGGTGGCTCTCATCTTCCGGGATGTTTGCAACGCCGTCTTTGCAATGCACTGCCAAACACCACCTATTGCTCACAG GGACCTAAAGGCTGAAAATATTCttcttggtggtggtggggccTGGAAACTATGTGACTTTGGTAGTGTATCGACCAACCATAAGTGCTTTGATAAACCTGAGGAGATGGGTATTGAAGAGGATAATATTCGAAAGCACACAACTCCTGCATATAGAGCTCCCGAG ATGTGGGACTTGTATCGGAGAGAGGTTATCAGTGAGAAAGTAGACATATGG GCTCTTGGATGTCTCCTGTATAGAATCTGCTACTTAAAATCAGCATTTGATGGAGAATCAAAGCTCCAGATACTCAATGGAAACTATCGTATCCCAGAGTTACCAAAGTACAGTTCCCCCATTACAAGTCTGATCAAAGACATGCTTCAATCTTCTCCAGATGTCAGACCAGACATTACACAG GTGTGGTTCCGTGTCAATGAATTACTTCCGTTGGAACTTCAAAAGGACTTACCTGATGGATCTCCATCTGGATCAGCTTTTGAGTCGCATATTACTGAGGATGAAG CACCAAGCAGAGCAACTATTTCACCATCAACGGACAACACGAGGAGCACTTCTTCTGAGGATCCTTCCAATTTGAGGTCGCAAGGTCTTTCAAAGGCTGCTGAGAGTAAGGGTTCTATGGGTGCGTTTTGGTCAACTCAGCATGCCCAAGAACTGGCTTTTGTGGATGACAAGGGGCCAGCTTTTGATCAAGAGACCGTACACCAAGTCAGCTCAATGCAATTACAATCGAAGAACCATAACACTCCAACGCATAATACATATCGACAGTCTCTCTCTGCCTCAGTTGATAGTTCTCCTGGGGATTTTGAAATCAGGTTTTCTCCTAATGGCTCAGAATATGGGCTAGAGAAGACCAAAGAAACAAAATCAGAAAATAAAACCAATGTACATGCTACCAATTTTAACTCCTTTGTGGCAGACTTCGATAATCTCAAAGTGAATTTTCAAAACAATGTAAGTAGTTTAAATGCAACTCGTAGACTGAAAGAGCAGCAGCTGGAAGCTGAGGTAACTTTACTCAAGGAACAACTGAAGATAGCAAACTTAGAGAAGGAAGAAATTGCATTGAAATTTGATAAACTGTCAGGTATTTGCTCTTCTCAGAGGAGAGAGATTCAAGAACTTAAACAAGCCCTAGCTACAGCTTCTGCTACGCAGTCAGTGAAGGAGTTCAAAGAAAATTCGAAGGCTGAACTCTCCCCACCAAGTACAAGCCTTGATACTCCG CCAAGAGAGAAGATTGAAGGTACTCCTCCAGAACTCCGTCAAGGTCTATTTACATCAAGCCCAGGGACACCGAGCCCTGATCCGAAGCCATGGTCAGCTTTTCCTGAAGAGCCAAAAGCTCAAGCAGCTGTGACTGTGAAAGGTGCCCACCCAAGGTCAGTTCGCACTCTGCGGGCATCAAACAGCAACAAAGCCAGCTCCCTTGGACAGTCAAACACAAGCTCTAGTGCTGATCCGTTTGCCTTCGGTCAAGATAGCTTTAAGGCTGCTCCTTCTCGAGCACTACCTTCCAAGATGTCAAATTTAGGGAATGGTTCCCAGTCTTCCAAGATGTCAAATTTGGGTAATGGTTCTCAGTCTCTCAATGCTCTGAAGGCAGAAGCAAAGCAAGATTCATCCTACCAACCAGCTGGATGGACCGGGTTTTAA
- the LOC127785264 gene encoding uncharacterized protein LOC127785264, with translation MGHLLPPHSGELKLVKIKHLLHAFVLKHGGRLAAALGGAKALLLTIAARGSIAGLRNKIRRRRGRNTKKPRCRGSGGDAMMTMQLKLLLPAAVAVPPPSEIAGGGVEPFDAELAYYDSSWNTMITAEEQLLRPITGYLSWPEQEAEEDDDQGEEEEDEKNEIDRLADKFIERCHERFILEKQESYRRFHEMLARSL, from the coding sequence ATGGGTCACCTACTTCCTCCTCACTCCGGTGAGCTCAAGCTCGTCAAGATCAAGCACCTCCTCCACGCCTTCGTCCTCAAGCacggcggccgcctcgccgccgctctcggCGGCGCAAAGGCGCTGCTCCTCACCATTGCCGCCCGGGGCAGCATTGCCGGGCTGAGGAACAagatcaggaggaggagggggaggaacaCCAAGAAACCACGgtgccgcggcagcggcggcgatgccATGATGACAATGCAGCTCAAGCTACTGcttccggccgccgtcgccgtgccgccgccgtcagagatcgctggcggcggcgttgaGCCGTTCGACGCCGAGCTGGCCTACTACGACTCGTCGTGGAACACCATGATCACCGCGGAGGAGCAGCTGCTGCGGCCGATCACCGGCTACCTCAGCTGGCCTGAGCAGGAggccgaggaagacgacgatcagggtgaggaggaggaggatgagaagaACGAGATCGACAGGCTCGCAGACAAGTTCATAGAAAGATGCCATGAGAGGTTTATTCTGGAAAAGCAGGAGTCCTACAGGAGGTTCCATGAGATGCTAGCCAGGAGCTTGTAG
- the LOC127785043 gene encoding outer envelope pore protein 16-3, chloroplastic/mitochondrial-like: MELSNLRNSGLDEVVMKTGKAAGIGLASGTVWGGVVAMHFNGPHVGSNVKYPELVRIGKVSGNYAASFALLGATYVGIEQSLENCRKKKDYINGAVAGFTAGATVLGFRARSLPTAVLSGCAIALTSVLLDVTGMKTTDEEAKTGKAHH, from the exons ATGGAGTTGTCCAATTTGAGAAATTCGGGACTTGATGAAGTTGTCATGAAAACGGGTAAGGCTGCAGGCATTGGTTTAGCTTCTGGCACTGTGTGGGGTGGGGTGGTTGCTATGCATTTCAATGGACCTCACGTTGGCAGTAATGTCAAGTATCCTGAACTGGTTAGAATTGGCAAGGTCTCTGGAAATTATGCAGCAAGCTTTGCACTTCTTGGAGCTACATATGTAGGCATCGAGCAGTCCCTTGAAAATtgcaggaagaagaaggacTACATTAATGGTGCTGTAGCTGGTTTTACCGCTGGTGCAACTGTCCTGGGTTTCAGAG CGAGGAGTCTCCCAACAGCTGTCCTCTCAGGCTGTGCGATTGCTTTGACTTCTGTACTGCTGGATGTGACTGGGATGAAAACTACTGATGAGGAAGCAAAAACAGGAAAAGCGCATCACTAG